One Lepisosteus oculatus isolate fLepOcu1 chromosome 13, fLepOcu1.hap2, whole genome shotgun sequence genomic region harbors:
- the zmat3 gene encoding zinc finger matrin-type protein 3 isoform X2: protein MAMNVKNRGPEPDLRPPVGVMCQQQQLPFPAVPSPPALRPQAVPPDPLRFPVCTTSLSVKPPSLQPAQRPPAPAPAPAPPQPGPRLQPLAPQDEEPQPGAHQEPTLEELCKPLYCKLCNVTLNSAQQAQAHYQGKNHNKKLRNFYAGSQQPPPVRIPAEVVEPVSQQTPAPPADAAASCKQAAPFKPAGRVILATENDYCKLCDASFSSPAVAQAHYQGKNHAKRLRLADAQQSSPFVDSSEPSQRRPRKEGSEFRVMKNRRNVPPNVPGPYFNPRPRQRIPRDLAMCVTPSGQFYCSMCNSGASEEADFRLHLESKQHKSKVSEQRYRSEMENLGYT from the exons ATGGCGATGAACGTGAAGAACAGAG GTCCCGAGCCCGACCTGAGGCCTCCGGTGGGCGTCATgtgccagcagcagcagctgcccTTCCCAGCTGTCCCATCGCCCCCTGCCCTCAGGCCGCAGGCCGTGCCTCCTGACCCCCTCCGGTTTCCGGTCTGCACTACCTCTCTGTCCGTCAAGCCCCCCTCGCTGCAGCCAGCGCAGAGACCCCctgcccccgcccccgcccccgccccgcCCCAGCCCGGGCCCAGACTGCAGCCCCTTGCCCCGCAGGACGAAGAGCCCCAGCCGGGGGCCCACCAGGAGCCCACCCTGGAGGAGCTCTGCAAGCCCCTGTACTGCAAGCTCTGCAACGTCACCCTCAACTCCGCACAGCAGGCGCAGGCCCACTACCAG ggtAAAAATCACAACAAAAAGCTGAGGAATTTCTACGCGGGGAGTCAGCAGCCTCCCCCCGTGCGGATACcagcagaggtggtggagcccgtCAGCCAGCAGACACCTGCCCCTCCTGCGGACGCAGCAGCCTCGTGCAAGCAG GCGGCGCCCTTCAAGCCGGCCGGCCGGGTGATCCTGGCGACAGAGAACGATTACTGCAAGCTGTGCGACGCCTCCTTCAGCTCCCCGGCTGTGGCGCAGGCCCACTACCAGGGCAAGAACCACGCCAAGCGACTGCGCCTGGCAGATGCCCAGCAGAGCAGTCCCTTCGT agACTCGTCAGAACCCAGCCAAAGGCGACCAAGGAAAGAGGGGAGTGAGTTTAGAGTCATGAAGAATCGCAGGAATGTGCCCCCAAACGTGCCAG GGCCCTACTTCAACCCCCGGCCCCGGCAGCGCATCCCCCGCGACCTGGCCATGTGCGTCACGCCCAGCGGCCAGTTCTACTGCTCCATGTGCAACTCGGGCGCCAGCGAGGAGGCCGACTTCCGGCTGCACCTGGAGAGCAAGCAGCACAAGAGCAAGGTGTCGGAGCAGCGCTACCGCAGCGAGATGGAGAACCTGGGCTACACGTAG
- the s100p gene encoding calcium-activated potassium channel subunit beta-2 isoform X3 encodes MFLWTGSRTAQGPGPERRTIYQKIREHDLLDKRKTVTALRAGEDRAMLLGISMMGFSVMTYFLLGITVVRSYTESIWTGESNCTVLNSSIVADVNCSYSCGSDCWKGSRYPCLQVFVMLNSSGKAARLSHNEEMQELNPECFFVPKCRKDYSVAQTIIRNISERLKVHQHFPCYYDPGEGQASVLLTRLHGRRAVLLSLLWPSCTLLGGALIVALVKLTQHLSILCEHINKIKRNKKWPEEMLRRHYSTSSCHERA; translated from the exons GACGATTTACCAGAAAATCCGGGAGCACGACCTCCTGGACAAGAGGAAGACGGTGACGGCGCTGCGGGCCGGCGAGGACAGAGCCATGCTCCTGGGCATCAGCATGATGGGGTTCTCCGTCATGACGTACTTCCTCCTGGGAATCACCGTGGTGCGCTCCTACACGGAGAG CATATGGACAGGGGAGTCCAACTGCACTGTGCTCAACTCCAGCATCGTGGCCGACGTGAACTGTAGCTACAGCTGTGGCTCGGACTGCTGGAAGGGCTCGAGGTACCCCTGTCTGCAAGTGTTTGTCATGCTCAACTCTTCTGGGAAAGCAGCTCGGCTCTCCCACAACGAGGAGATGCAGGAGCTGAATCCTGAG TGCTTTTTTGTGCCCAAATGCCGGAAGGACTACTCCGTGGCGCAGACGATAATTCGGAACATTTCCGAGCGCCTGAAGGTGCACCAGCACTTCCCTTGCTACTACGACCCCGGGGAAGGGCAGGCCAGCGTGCTCCTGACCCGGCTGCACGGCCGCAGGGCGGTGCTGCTCTCTCTGCTCTGGCCCTCCTGCACGCTCCTGGGGGGGGCGCTCATCGTCGCCCTGGTGAAGCTCACCCAGCACCTCTCCATTCTGTGCGAACACATCAACAAAATCAAAAG AAATAAGAAGTGGCCGGAAGAGATGCTGAGAAGACACTACAGCACGTCATCCTGCCATGAGAGGGCGTGA
- the zmat3 gene encoding zinc finger matrin-type protein 3 isoform X1 — MAMNVKNRGAYYQNNDYCRDYNPQPLNYGNPLFQRLPGPEPDLRPPVGVMCQQQQLPFPAVPSPPALRPQAVPPDPLRFPVCTTSLSVKPPSLQPAQRPPAPAPAPAPPQPGPRLQPLAPQDEEPQPGAHQEPTLEELCKPLYCKLCNVTLNSAQQAQAHYQGKNHNKKLRNFYAGSQQPPPVRIPAEVVEPVSQQTPAPPADAAASCKQAAPFKPAGRVILATENDYCKLCDASFSSPAVAQAHYQGKNHAKRLRLADAQQSSPFVDSSEPSQRRPRKEGSEFRVMKNRRNVPPNVPGPYFNPRPRQRIPRDLAMCVTPSGQFYCSMCNSGASEEADFRLHLESKQHKSKVSEQRYRSEMENLGYT; from the exons ATGGCGATGAACGTGAAGAACAGAGGTGCTTATTACCAAAATAACGACTACTGCAGAGATTATAATCCGCAGCCTTTAAACTATGGGAACCCTCTTTTCCAGCGGTTACCAG GTCCCGAGCCCGACCTGAGGCCTCCGGTGGGCGTCATgtgccagcagcagcagctgcccTTCCCAGCTGTCCCATCGCCCCCTGCCCTCAGGCCGCAGGCCGTGCCTCCTGACCCCCTCCGGTTTCCGGTCTGCACTACCTCTCTGTCCGTCAAGCCCCCCTCGCTGCAGCCAGCGCAGAGACCCCctgcccccgcccccgcccccgccccgcCCCAGCCCGGGCCCAGACTGCAGCCCCTTGCCCCGCAGGACGAAGAGCCCCAGCCGGGGGCCCACCAGGAGCCCACCCTGGAGGAGCTCTGCAAGCCCCTGTACTGCAAGCTCTGCAACGTCACCCTCAACTCCGCACAGCAGGCGCAGGCCCACTACCAG ggtAAAAATCACAACAAAAAGCTGAGGAATTTCTACGCGGGGAGTCAGCAGCCTCCCCCCGTGCGGATACcagcagaggtggtggagcccgtCAGCCAGCAGACACCTGCCCCTCCTGCGGACGCAGCAGCCTCGTGCAAGCAG GCGGCGCCCTTCAAGCCGGCCGGCCGGGTGATCCTGGCGACAGAGAACGATTACTGCAAGCTGTGCGACGCCTCCTTCAGCTCCCCGGCTGTGGCGCAGGCCCACTACCAGGGCAAGAACCACGCCAAGCGACTGCGCCTGGCAGATGCCCAGCAGAGCAGTCCCTTCGT agACTCGTCAGAACCCAGCCAAAGGCGACCAAGGAAAGAGGGGAGTGAGTTTAGAGTCATGAAGAATCGCAGGAATGTGCCCCCAAACGTGCCAG GGCCCTACTTCAACCCCCGGCCCCGGCAGCGCATCCCCCGCGACCTGGCCATGTGCGTCACGCCCAGCGGCCAGTTCTACTGCTCCATGTGCAACTCGGGCGCCAGCGAGGAGGCCGACTTCCGGCTGCACCTGGAGAGCAAGCAGCACAAGAGCAAGGTGTCGGAGCAGCGCTACCGCAGCGAGATGGAGAACCTGGGCTACACGTAG